A region of Granulicella sibirica DNA encodes the following proteins:
- a CDS encoding diflavin oxidoreductase, with product MTETTEATEVSAPAAAHASRYTRNNPFLSEVTVNELLTAPGSEKETRHLELTLDEGMQYTPGDAVGILPTNRPAAVEEILKALNYTGEERVLDHYKVEISLEEAVRTRLQIGKLVRSSINQLAKLAPDHAGLKAMAGADGKARAEEYCWGRELIDLIHDFPGVITAPQQLFQVVARLTPRMYSIASSQLAHPDVVQTTVRVVRYDSHGKERQGLCSGHIGERAPLGGQMPIFLHANGQFRLPEDTTKPIIMIGPGTGIAPFRSFLEERRVKGETGDNWLFFGEQRRALDYLYQDQFESMHRDGFLTRLDTAFSRDQAKKIYVQDRIQEHAADVYAWLERGAYFYVCGDATRMAKDVELALLDAIAKGSNGTLDQANEYLAQMKKDKRYQRDVY from the coding sequence ATGACCGAGACCACGGAAGCGACTGAAGTATCCGCACCGGCTGCCGCGCACGCGAGCCGCTACACCCGCAACAACCCCTTCCTCTCCGAAGTGACGGTAAATGAGCTGCTCACCGCTCCCGGCTCCGAGAAAGAAACCCGCCATCTTGAACTCACCCTCGACGAGGGGATGCAGTACACGCCCGGTGACGCCGTCGGCATCCTCCCCACCAACCGTCCCGCTGCCGTCGAAGAGATCCTCAAGGCCCTCAACTACACCGGCGAAGAGCGCGTGCTCGACCACTACAAGGTCGAAATCTCCCTCGAAGAGGCAGTGCGCACCCGTCTCCAGATCGGCAAGCTCGTCCGCTCCAGCATCAACCAGCTCGCTAAGCTCGCACCCGACCACGCCGGCCTCAAGGCCATGGCCGGAGCCGACGGAAAAGCCCGCGCTGAGGAGTATTGCTGGGGCCGTGAGCTCATCGACCTCATTCACGACTTTCCCGGTGTCATCACCGCGCCGCAGCAGCTCTTCCAGGTCGTAGCCCGTCTCACCCCGCGCATGTACTCCATCGCGTCCAGCCAGCTAGCCCACCCTGACGTCGTCCAGACCACCGTCCGCGTCGTTCGCTATGACTCCCACGGCAAGGAACGCCAGGGTCTCTGCAGCGGGCATATCGGTGAGCGCGCGCCTCTCGGCGGTCAGATGCCCATCTTCCTTCATGCGAACGGCCAGTTCCGTCTGCCGGAAGACACCACCAAGCCCATCATCATGATCGGTCCCGGCACCGGCATTGCGCCCTTCCGCTCCTTCCTCGAAGAGCGCCGGGTCAAGGGCGAAACCGGCGACAACTGGCTCTTTTTTGGGGAACAGCGCCGCGCCCTCGACTACCTCTATCAGGATCAGTTCGAGTCGATGCACCGCGACGGCTTCCTCACGCGCCTCGACACTGCCTTCTCCCGCGATCAGGCAAAAAAGATCTACGTCCAGGACCGCATCCAGGAGCACGCCGCCGACGTCTATGCCTGGCTAGAGCGCGGAGCTTATTTTTACGTTTGTGGAGACGCGACCCGTATGGCCAAGGATGTGGAGCTTGCTCTTCTCGACGCGATTGCCAAAGGGTCGAACGGCACCCTTGACCAAGCCAACGAGTACCTTGCGCAGATGAAAAAAGACAAACGGTACCAGCGAGACGTCTACTAG